In Melopsittacus undulatus isolate bMelUnd1 chromosome 6, bMelUnd1.mat.Z, whole genome shotgun sequence, the following proteins share a genomic window:
- the LOC101880865 gene encoding phospholipid scramblase family member 5: protein MASQESQGQTNPIFKDHLPGSSDLSGQNKPVEPASLWKQTSHPHNLPPGLEYLNQLDRIIIHQQVELLEAIVGTETSSKYEIKNHLGQRVYFAVEENDCFDRNLCSPIRSFTIRIADNMGQEVITVNRPLRCNSCWFPCFLQELEVQSPPGTIAGYVVQNWDPFLPKFTIQNESKEDLLKIIGPYATCGCFEDVDFEVKTLNEMSTIGKISKYWSGFVNNVFTNTANFGIQVPVDLDVRIKAIMIGACFLIDLMFFENSLDGL from the exons ATGGCCTCTCAAG aatCTCAGGGACAAACCAACCCAATTTTTAAGGATCACCTCCCTGGTTCTTCTGACCTTTCTGGACAGAATAAGCCTGTTGAACCAGCAAGCCTCTGGAAGCAAACCTCCCACCCTCATAACTTGCCACCTGGTCTGGAGTACCTGAACCAG ctggaCCGGATAATTATTCATCAGCAAGTGGAGCTTCTTGAAG CCATAGTTGGCACAGAGACCTCCAGCAAATACGAGATAAAAAACCATTTGGGACAAAGAGTTTACTTTGCAGTAGAAGAAAATGATTGCTTTGATCGTAATCTGTGTTCACCTATAAGGTCTTTCACCATAAGGATTGCTGATAACATGGGCCAAGAAGTAATTACAGTGAACAGACCCTTGAGATGCAACAGCTGCTGGTTCCCCTGTTTCCTACAAGAG TTAGAAGTTCAGTCCCCACCAGGTACAATAGCTGGATACGTTGTACAGAACTGGGACCCTTTTCTGCCAAAGTTTACTATACAGAATGAAAGTAAAGAAGATTTACTAAAAATAATTGGCCCATATGCAACCTGTGGCTGTTTCGAAGATGTTGACTTTGAG GTAAAAACTCTCAATGAGATGTCAACGATTGGCAAAATTTCCAAGTACTGGTCTGGATTTGTAAACAATGTCTTTACCAACACTGCCAACTTTGGGATCCAGGTCCCTGTAGATCTTGATGTGAGAATCAAGGCAATAATGATTGGTGCTTGTTTCCTCATT GACTTAATGTTCTTTGAAAACTCTTTGGATGGATTATAA